A DNA window from Haliovirga abyssi contains the following coding sequences:
- the yiaY gene encoding L-threonine dehydrogenase: MSFMFFMPPMSLMGGGCLEDAGKEVKKLGLKKALVVTDKVLVKINLVDNLTKVLEKNGIEFVIYDETKPNPTVTNVNNGLKILKDNNCDFVISFGGGSPHDCAKGIALLATNGGDIKDYEGVNRSAKPQLPLVAVNTTAGTASEMTIFSIITNEDTHVKMALVDKHMTPIIAVNDPNLMEAMPKGLTAATGMDALTHAIEAYVSTAATPITDACAIQAIKLIVKNLKNAVDNGKDKEARDKMAYAEYLAGMAFNNASLGYVHAMAHQLGGFYDLPHGVCNAILLPHVEEYNSQVVSGKLSEIAGFMGEDTKGLSEKEGAKKAIEAIKKLSKSVNIPKGLAELDVKEKDFKVLAENALKDACGLTNPKQPTLEDVIEIFKRSM; the protein is encoded by the coding sequence ATGTCATTTATGTTTTTTATGCCACCAATGAGTCTTATGGGTGGAGGATGTTTAGAAGATGCAGGGAAAGAGGTTAAAAAATTAGGGTTAAAAAAAGCATTAGTAGTTACAGATAAGGTATTAGTTAAAATTAATTTAGTTGATAATCTTACAAAAGTATTAGAAAAAAATGGGATAGAATTTGTTATATATGATGAAACAAAACCGAATCCTACAGTTACAAATGTAAATAATGGATTAAAAATATTAAAAGATAATAATTGTGATTTTGTTATCTCATTTGGTGGAGGATCGCCTCACGATTGTGCAAAAGGTATTGCTTTATTAGCTACAAATGGAGGAGATATTAAAGATTATGAAGGTGTAAACAGATCAGCAAAACCGCAATTACCGTTAGTTGCAGTAAATACAACAGCTGGAACAGCTTCTGAAATGACTATTTTTTCAATAATAACAAATGAAGATACACATGTAAAAATGGCGTTAGTAGATAAACATATGACTCCAATTATAGCAGTAAATGATCCTAATTTAATGGAGGCTATGCCAAAAGGATTAACAGCTGCAACAGGTATGGATGCATTGACTCATGCGATAGAAGCTTATGTATCAACAGCTGCTACTCCAATAACAGATGCTTGTGCGATTCAAGCTATAAAATTAATTGTGAAAAATTTAAAAAACGCTGTAGATAATGGAAAAGATAAAGAAGCTAGAGATAAAATGGCATATGCTGAATATTTAGCAGGAATGGCTTTTAATAATGCAAGTTTAGGGTATGTTCATGCAATGGCACATCAATTAGGTGGTTTTTATGATTTACCGCACGGAGTATGTAATGCAATATTATTACCACATGTAGAGGAATATAATTCTCAAGTAGTTTCTGGAAAATTATCAGAAATAGCAGGTTTTATGGGGGAAGATACTAAAGGATTATCTGAGAAAGAGGGAGCAAAAAAAGCAATAGAAGCTATAAAAAAATTATCGAAATCTGTAAATATTCCAAAAGGGCTAGCTGAGTTAGACGTAAAAGAAAAAGATTTTAAAGTGTTAGCAGAAAATGCTTTAAAAGATGCATGTGGATTAACAAATCCTAAACAACCAACTTTAGAGGATGTAATTGAAATATTTAAAAGATCTATGTAG
- the hydF gene encoding [FeFe] hydrogenase H-cluster maturation GTPase HydF, which produces MSLNKTPTANRLHIAIFGKRNAGKSSLINAITNQNLAIVSGFAGTTTDPVYKAMEILPIGPVVLIDTAGIDDEGELGELRIKKSIDVIKKTDIALIVISSDDGITTFDYEVIDKLKKSETPFIIVINKIDINDLNLKLENEIKSLKVPYIKVSALKKIGIEDLKKVIIKYSPKTFEQPSIVGDLIQPGDTVVLVIPIDTGMPKGRLILPQVQTIRDILDNDAIVHITKERELRLALSNLKQKPKIVITDSQAFMKVSADTPNDILLTSFSILFARYKGDLFKLVKGAKALRDLKPGDKILIAEACTHHQQPDDIGSVKIPRWIRQNIEPDVHFDFYSGRDYPDNLKEYKVVIHCAGCVLNRKEMLSRIEASEVEGIPIINYGVAIVFLHGILDRALKPFPEVYYEWLEN; this is translated from the coding sequence ATGTCATTAAATAAAACCCCTACAGCTAACAGACTGCATATAGCTATCTTTGGGAAAAGAAACGCTGGTAAATCAAGTCTTATAAATGCTATAACAAATCAAAATCTTGCAATAGTATCCGGTTTTGCAGGAACTACAACTGACCCAGTATATAAAGCTATGGAAATTCTTCCAATAGGTCCTGTTGTTTTGATTGATACTGCTGGAATTGATGACGAAGGTGAACTTGGAGAACTTAGAATAAAAAAAAGTATAGATGTCATAAAAAAAACTGATATTGCTCTTATTGTAATCTCTAGTGATGATGGAATTACAACTTTTGATTATGAAGTAATTGATAAATTAAAAAAATCTGAAACTCCATTTATTATTGTAATTAATAAAATTGATATAAATGATTTAAATTTAAAATTGGAAAATGAGATAAAATCATTAAAAGTTCCATATATTAAAGTAAGTGCTTTAAAAAAAATTGGAATAGAAGATTTAAAAAAAGTAATCATAAAATATTCGCCCAAAACTTTTGAACAACCTTCTATTGTTGGAGATTTAATTCAACCAGGAGATACTGTAGTTTTAGTTATACCTATTGATACAGGAATGCCAAAAGGACGACTCATATTACCACAAGTTCAAACTATTAGAGATATATTAGATAATGATGCTATTGTTCATATAACAAAAGAAAGAGAATTGCGATTAGCATTATCTAATTTAAAACAAAAACCAAAAATAGTAATCACAGACTCGCAAGCTTTTATGAAGGTTTCTGCTGATACTCCTAACGATATTTTATTAACATCATTTTCAATTTTATTTGCAAGATATAAAGGTGACCTATTTAAACTTGTCAAAGGAGCAAAAGCTTTAAGAGATTTGAAGCCAGGTGATAAAATTTTAATTGCTGAAGCTTGTACACATCATCAACAACCTGATGATATTGGAAGTGTAAAAATCCCACGTTGGATTAGACAAAATATTGAGCCAGATGTTCATTTTGATTTTTATTCTGGAAGAGATTATCCTGATAATCTTAAAGAATATAAAGTTGTAATTCATTGTGCTGGTTGTGTATTAAATAGAAAAGAGATGTTAAGTAGAATTGAAGCAAGTGAAGTAGAAGGAATACCTATTATAAATTATGGAGTTGCTATAGTATTTTTACATGGAATATTGGATAGGGCATTAAAACCATTCCCTGAAGTTTATTATGAATGGTTGGAAAATTAA
- a CDS encoding anaerobic ribonucleoside-triphosphate reductase activating protein — MKFAGIIKSSFVDYPKKVVATIFTGGCNFRCEYCHNGVLIEPKDVDLYLTEDEIIKFLKKRKNVLDGLCITGGEPTLWNGELVNFIRKIKLELGEKFLIKIDTNGSNPKFIYDNKKLIDFFAMDFKSLNYNKFSKINLDTIKESLKQLESTKDYEVRITMYPNYIKEEDFNKIAEILKDVKKIAIQQFNNKEVYMDKNMEPYKKEVLYKLKTEIENRGVLVEIRGE; from the coding sequence ATGAAATTTGCAGGAATAATAAAAAGTTCTTTTGTTGATTATCCAAAAAAGGTTGTAGCAACTATATTTACTGGTGGATGTAATTTTAGATGTGAATATTGTCATAATGGAGTGTTAATAGAGCCAAAAGATGTTGATTTATATTTAACAGAAGATGAGATTATAAAATTTTTAAAAAAAAGAAAAAATGTTTTAGATGGATTATGTATTACAGGAGGAGAACCAACTCTTTGGAATGGAGAATTGGTAAATTTTATAAGAAAAATAAAATTAGAATTAGGAGAAAAATTTTTAATAAAAATAGATACTAATGGAAGTAATCCAAAATTTATATATGATAATAAAAAATTAATAGATTTTTTTGCGATGGATTTTAAATCATTAAACTATAATAAATTTTCAAAAATAAATTTGGATACAATTAAAGAAAGTTTAAAACAATTAGAGTCAACAAAAGATTATGAAGTTAGGATAACAATGTATCCTAATTATATAAAAGAAGAAGATTTTAATAAAATTGCAGAAATATTAAAAGATGTAAAAAAAATTGCAATACAACAATTTAATAATAAAGAAGTATATATGGATAAAAATATGGAGCCATATAAAAAAGAGGTTTTGTATAAATTAAAAACTGAAATTGAAAATAGGGGTGTATTAGTTGAAATACGAGGTGAATAG
- the hflX gene encoding GTPase HflX: MKYEVNSKKGILISLENNYLDELEELVNNIGIEVVERAVQIRKKPDPKYYVGKGKIEEILNIIEENEIEFAIFDDEIRTIQRKNIKNKLGITILDRTDVILNIFSKNAQTKEAKLQIELAKLKYKLPEIVGLGKAMSRLGGGIGTRGPGEKEKEYKKRAILDKIKKIEDELKKIQRTRGEQSKNRKRRKAKQVILVGYTNAGKSTLMNNLTGADVTSEDRLFVTLDTKMKKIYALREKNIVLGDTVGFIRKLPHVLVASFKSTLEVVKEADILLKIIDISKEAFEEDIKVIDEVLEEIGDSDIKNIYVFNKVDLYANYENEIKKLEEKYKNVAFISAQNNINIEELLEKLVIELRG, encoded by the coding sequence TTGAAATACGAGGTGAATAGTAAAAAAGGAATATTAATATCATTAGAAAATAATTACTTAGATGAATTAGAAGAGTTAGTTAATAATATTGGAATAGAAGTTGTGGAAAGAGCTGTTCAAATTAGAAAAAAACCAGATCCAAAATATTATGTTGGAAAAGGTAAAATAGAAGAAATATTGAATATAATAGAAGAAAATGAGATTGAATTTGCAATTTTTGATGATGAGATTAGAACTATTCAGAGAAAAAATATAAAAAATAAGTTAGGAATAACTATATTAGATAGAACAGATGTTATTTTAAATATTTTTTCAAAAAATGCTCAGACAAAAGAGGCTAAATTACAAATAGAGTTAGCAAAATTAAAGTATAAATTACCTGAAATCGTTGGATTAGGAAAAGCAATGTCTAGACTTGGTGGTGGAATAGGGACTAGAGGTCCAGGAGAAAAAGAAAAAGAGTATAAAAAAAGAGCAATATTAGATAAAATAAAAAAAATTGAAGATGAACTAAAAAAGATTCAAAGAACTAGAGGAGAACAAAGTAAAAATAGAAAAAGACGAAAAGCAAAACAAGTGATTCTTGTTGGATATACAAATGCAGGGAAATCAACATTAATGAATAATTTAACAGGTGCTGATGTTACATCTGAAGATAGATTATTTGTGACATTAGATACTAAGATGAAGAAAATTTATGCACTTAGAGAAAAAAATATAGTATTAGGAGATACAGTAGGATTTATAAGAAAATTACCTCATGTATTAGTTGCTTCATTTAAATCAACATTAGAAGTTGTGAAAGAAGCTGATATTTTATTAAAAATAATAGATATTTCAAAAGAAGCTTTTGAAGAAGATATAAAGGTAATAGATGAAGTGTTAGAAGAAATTGGGGATAGTGATATAAAGAATATATATGTATTTAATAAAGTTGATTTATATGCAAATTATGAAAATGAAATAAAAAAACTAGAAGAAAAATATAAAAATGTAGCATTTATATCAGCGCAAAATAATATAAACATTGAAGAACTTTTAGAAAAATTAGTGATAGAACTAAGGGGATGA
- a CDS encoding GGDEF domain-containing protein: MFNKISQKLILLALGPVIFFSLILFVLINFIFVNTIEKNFKQKLNDSSIYVNQTINGIIERETSKVSILARETELNILIKEGYKKTGIPYKIYKTKNGVPYVKFKKVKTKFDYLVSLTYWKEAMYNQANNRYRGLELFNEDGKIIGRSSGKKKMLKTKDYDNMVMAVLNKNTVFKRKKIVSRIEVNEGLLYLKIFVPVPTDSNNPYGGIILSYPLDRDALLEIKGKTESELKFLDEDFNSKYSTILFKSNNEILNYKDYKELIKKGIPFKIKNRGEYAIAIPFTNVKDKNIGYILIIKRIKELQELEDKFQNIIIIVSIILIILISFVILLEAHKIIEQINKLVLGIENIENEEYEVIEDGEFDIYEFELLRKKYNAMILNLKRNIEGINYRDEALTRMNEELMMVIKEKEKAYKMSIRDGLTKLYNHKYFQEKLLEEIKKSKRYGASLSLIMLDIDYFKKFNDDYGHQVGDKVLINLSKVLRDTIREYDIAARYGGEEFMVILPNTDQIGVRVLAERVRQVVEKTKVENLKVTISLGITTFPVGCKEIKENEDPVKIRDIMIKQVDEALYKSKEKGRNRVTEYIGGES, translated from the coding sequence ATGTTTAATAAAATAAGTCAAAAGTTAATATTGTTAGCTCTTGGGCCAGTGATATTCTTTTCATTAATTTTATTTGTTCTTATTAATTTCATTTTTGTTAATACTATAGAAAAAAATTTCAAGCAGAAATTAAATGATTCATCAATTTATGTGAATCAAACAATTAATGGAATAATAGAAAGAGAGACAAGTAAAGTTTCAATATTAGCAAGAGAAACAGAATTAAATATACTTATAAAGGAAGGATATAAAAAAACAGGGATTCCTTATAAAATTTATAAAACAAAAAATGGAGTTCCATATGTAAAATTCAAAAAAGTAAAAACAAAATTTGATTATCTAGTTTCTTTGACATATTGGAAAGAAGCTATGTATAATCAAGCTAATAATAGATATAGAGGGCTTGAATTATTTAATGAAGATGGGAAAATAATTGGAAGAAGTTCTGGAAAAAAGAAAATGTTAAAAACGAAAGATTATGATAATATGGTTATGGCAGTTTTGAATAAAAATACAGTTTTTAAAAGGAAAAAAATTGTAAGTAGAATAGAAGTAAATGAAGGGCTTTTATATTTAAAAATATTTGTCCCTGTGCCAACTGATTCTAATAATCCATATGGTGGTATTATATTAAGCTATCCATTAGATAGAGATGCGTTATTAGAGATAAAGGGAAAAACAGAAAGTGAATTAAAATTTTTAGATGAAGATTTTAATAGTAAATATAGTACTATATTATTTAAATCAAATAATGAAATATTAAATTATAAAGACTATAAAGAACTTATAAAAAAAGGTATACCATTTAAAATAAAAAATAGAGGGGAATATGCAATAGCAATACCATTTACAAATGTAAAAGATAAAAATATTGGTTATATATTAATTATAAAAAGAATTAAAGAACTACAAGAGTTAGAAGATAAATTTCAAAATATAATTATAATTGTATCTATAATATTAATAATTTTAATATCTTTTGTTATATTATTAGAAGCACATAAAATAATAGAACAAATTAATAAATTGGTATTAGGAATAGAGAATATAGAAAATGAAGAATATGAAGTTATTGAAGATGGTGAATTTGATATTTATGAATTTGAACTTCTTAGGAAAAAATATAATGCAATGATTCTAAATTTAAAAAGGAATATAGAAGGGATTAATTATAGAGATGAAGCACTAACAAGGATGAATGAAGAGTTAATGATGGTAATAAAGGAAAAAGAAAAAGCATATAAAATGTCTATTAGAGATGGATTAACAAAACTATATAATCACAAATATTTTCAAGAAAAACTTTTAGAAGAGATAAAAAAATCCAAAAGATATGGTGCAAGTTTATCTTTAATAATGTTAGATATAGATTATTTCAAAAAATTCAACGATGATTATGGACATCAAGTAGGAGATAAAGTTTTGATTAATTTATCCAAAGTATTAAGAGACACAATTAGAGAATATGATATAGCTGCTAGATATGGTGGCGAGGAATTTATGGTTATTTTACCAAATACTGACCAAATTGGGGTAAGAGTATTAGCCGAAAGAGTAAGGCAGGTGGTAGAAAAGACGAAAGTTGAAAATTTAAAAGTGACCATTAGTTTAGGAATAACTACATTTCCAGTAGGATGTAAAGAGATAAAAGAGAATGAAGATCCAGTGAAAATTAGAGATATAATGATAAAACAAGTTGATGAAGCATTATATAAATCAAAAGAAAAAGGAAGAAATAGAGTTACAGAATATATTGGAGGGGAAAGTTGA
- the dusB gene encoding tRNA dihydrouridine synthase DusB, whose protein sequence is MKIFIAPIAGVTDYTYRKILKEFNPDMMFTEMISTNAITRENKKTLGMLKRLPGDSVQLFGKDIDIMVKAAKFIESIGVKHIDINMGCPVTKVVKNGYGSAMLGDPDLIEKLLIKLKENVNVSLSIKIRIGYKNFKNPLLIAKIADKLNLEFITIHGRTREQMYSGVANWDIIKEIKENVSIPVIGNGDIFTAEDAWEKAKYSNVDGIMLARGIFGNPWLIKQIRERFEFGKVITIPSEREKIEMALLHLKMSIEDKGEKRGIFESRKHICWYIKGLKNGTNIKNIINKIENYEEVVEILKKYESTF, encoded by the coding sequence TTGAAAATATTTATAGCACCAATAGCGGGAGTTACTGATTATACATATAGAAAAATATTAAAAGAATTTAATCCAGATATGATGTTTACTGAAATGATAAGCACAAATGCTATTACTAGAGAAAATAAAAAAACTTTAGGAATGTTAAAAAGATTACCAGGTGATTCAGTTCAACTATTTGGAAAAGATATTGATATAATGGTAAAAGCAGCAAAATTTATAGAAAGTATAGGAGTGAAACATATTGATATAAATATGGGATGTCCTGTAACAAAAGTTGTGAAAAATGGATATGGTTCAGCAATGTTAGGAGATCCTGATTTAATAGAAAAACTTTTAATAAAATTAAAAGAAAATGTAAATGTTAGTTTATCAATAAAAATTAGGATAGGGTATAAAAATTTTAAAAATCCCCTGTTAATTGCAAAAATAGCTGATAAATTAAACTTAGAATTTATTACAATACATGGAAGAACAAGAGAACAGATGTATTCAGGTGTTGCCAATTGGGATATTATAAAAGAGATAAAAGAAAATGTATCTATTCCAGTAATAGGAAATGGTGATATATTTACAGCAGAAGATGCTTGGGAAAAAGCAAAATATTCAAATGTAGATGGAATTATGTTAGCTAGAGGGATCTTTGGAAATCCTTGGTTAATAAAACAGATAAGAGAGAGATTTGAATTTGGAAAAGTTATAACAATACCAAGTGAAAGAGAAAAAATAGAAATGGCGTTATTACATTTAAAAATGTCAATAGAAGATAAAGGAGAAAAAAGAGGTATATTTGAATCGAGAAAACATATATGTTGGTATATAAAAGGGTTAAAGAATGGGACAAATATAAAAAATATAATAAATAAAATAGAAAACTATGAAGAGGTAGTGGAAATATTAAAAAAATATGAATCAACATTCTAA
- the mltG gene encoding endolytic transglycosylase MltG, with product MKKVLIIIFIFSITLVSTALYFYNYIYNNPISIKKVLEIKKGETVNEILNKIGGLNKNIIKLYLKITGLDSEIKTGHYTFKGNKITIDKLIKKFVSGEVSVVRVSIPEGYTVNQIVNLLEKNNLIKKDDFYKKLNEMKNVGLFTKTNDYEGYFFPDTYYFYLGESSTEIIEQFFNRFKEKTSNYRNMFTKKEFYNKLILASIIEKEAYYNKEKPIMASVFYNRLKINMKLQSCATVEFLYNYKKKKLYYKDLKIKSKYNTYLYNGLPYGAISNPGIKSIEAAIFPKETSYYYFRLGEERHHIFSEKFYRRGSFNGNN from the coding sequence ATGAAGAAAGTTTTAATTATAATTTTTATTTTTTCTATTACTTTAGTAAGCACAGCGTTATATTTTTACAATTATATATATAATAATCCGATTAGTATAAAAAAAGTTTTAGAGATAAAAAAAGGAGAAACTGTAAATGAAATTTTAAATAAAATTGGGGGATTAAATAAAAATATTATAAAATTATATTTAAAGATTACAGGACTTGATAGTGAAATAAAAACTGGGCACTATACATTTAAAGGAAATAAAATAACTATAGATAAATTAATAAAAAAATTTGTGTCTGGGGAAGTGTCTGTAGTTAGGGTATCTATTCCAGAAGGATATACAGTTAATCAAATAGTAAATTTATTAGAAAAAAATAATTTGATAAAAAAAGATGATTTTTATAAGAAATTAAATGAAATGAAAAATGTAGGATTATTTACCAAAACTAATGATTATGAGGGATATTTTTTTCCAGATACATATTATTTTTATTTGGGAGAGTCAAGCACAGAGATTATAGAACAATTTTTTAATAGATTTAAAGAAAAAACATCAAATTATAGGAATATGTTTACAAAAAAAGAGTTTTATAATAAATTAATTTTAGCATCTATTATAGAAAAAGAAGCATATTATAATAAAGAAAAGCCTATAATGGCATCTGTATTTTATAATAGATTAAAAATAAATATGAAATTACAGTCTTGTGCTACTGTAGAATTTTTATATAATTATAAGAAAAAAAAATTATATTATAAAGATTTGAAAATAAAATCAAAATATAATACATATTTATATAATGGATTACCTTATGGAGCGATATCAAATCCAGGGATTAAATCAATAGAAGCTGCAATATTTCCTAAAGAAACTAGTTATTATTATTTTAGATTAGGAGAGGAAAGACATCATATTTTTTCCGAAAAATTTTATAGAAGGGGGAGTTTTAATGGAAACAATTGA
- a CDS encoding STAS domain-containing protein has product METIDIVKEKGDILFIKLTDSIVINNIELFEREVYSILSDKKFNIIVDISKSEFIISQGLGILIKLNKKCKDNGGKIVIMNPNDRLKRILKVVHMDKIIDVEFNEENAIKKML; this is encoded by the coding sequence ATGGAAACAATTGATATAGTGAAAGAAAAAGGGGATATACTTTTTATAAAGCTGACAGATAGTATAGTAATAAATAATATTGAACTATTTGAAAGAGAAGTTTATAGTATATTAAGTGATAAAAAATTTAATATAATTGTAGATATATCAAAATCAGAATTTATTATAAGTCAAGGATTAGGAATATTAATTAAACTTAATAAAAAATGTAAAGATAATGGAGGGAAAATTGTTATTATGAATCCAAATGATAGATTAAAAAGAATTTTAAAAGTTGTTCATATGGATAAAATAATAGATGTAGAATTTAATGAAGAAAATGCTATAAAGAAAATGCTATAA
- a CDS encoding CheR family methyltransferase: MDNLYKKELTEEEFKKFRDYIYKKSGINYTINKKIILQNRIRRRLRDLGLNSYLEYFNLIKNKPIDSPEMIKFFDEVTTNETSFFRHERQFVALKSMIIPELLEIKRNKDLNVWSAAASMGKEAYTISMVLKETVGLHNYKMKILGTDLNNKVLNMAKLGEYDIKDGKDIPREYEKYVIRDKENGILKIKEDLKKMIEFKRFNLKESYSFFPKMDVIFCRNVFIYFEKKTQKEMVDKFYDRLIPGGFFILGHSETLNGVSDKFIYRKFNGENLMIYQKPLK, from the coding sequence ATGGATAACTTATATAAGAAAGAATTAACTGAAGAGGAATTTAAAAAATTTAGAGATTATATATATAAAAAAAGTGGTATAAATTATACTATAAATAAAAAAATAATTTTACAAAATAGGATTAGACGAAGATTGAGAGATTTAGGATTAAATTCATATTTAGAATATTTTAATTTAATAAAAAATAAACCTATAGACTCGCCAGAAATGATAAAATTTTTTGATGAAGTTACAACTAATGAAACATCTTTTTTTAGACATGAAAGACAGTTTGTAGCTTTAAAATCTATGATTATTCCGGAACTATTAGAAATAAAGAGAAATAAGGACCTTAATGTATGGAGTGCCGCAGCATCAATGGGAAAGGAAGCTTATACAATTTCAATGGTATTAAAAGAAACTGTTGGATTACATAATTATAAAATGAAAATATTAGGAACAGATTTGAATAATAAAGTGTTGAATATGGCAAAACTTGGAGAATATGATATAAAAGATGGAAAAGATATTCCAAGAGAATATGAAAAATATGTGATTAGAGATAAAGAAAATGGAATATTAAAAATAAAAGAAGATTTAAAAAAAATGATAGAATTTAAGAGATTTAATTTGAAAGAAAGTTATTCTTTCTTTCCTAAAATGGATGTTATATTTTGTAGAAATGTGTTTATTTATTTTGAGAAAAAAACTCAAAAAGAGATGGTGGATAAATTTTATGATAGACTTATTCCAGGCGGATTTTTTATATTAGGGCATTCAGAAACTTTAAATGGCGTATCAGATAAATTTATATATAGAAAATTTAATGGAGAAAATTTAATGATATATCAAAAACCATTAAAATAA
- a CDS encoding B12-binding domain-containing radical SAM protein, translated as MKKILFVGINSKFIHTNLALRYIIKYAEKNIKDEKYSMKLVEYTINNTIYSIIKNIYKEKAEIILFSMYIWNREYTLKVIKEVKKVLPNSKIILGGPEAAYDAVDIMNENQEIDFIIFGEGEKVVLNFLKEDNAKSIKGIYYRENGVILSNKPEKLIENLDDVPFPYTEEEIKELIAERKIIYYESSRGCPFNCSYCMSSIEKSVRFFSLDRVKKDLKFFIENSVNLVKFVDRTYNLKKDRYLEIWRYIVDNYKEGIRFHFEITLDLFDEEVLEFLETVPKGLFQFEIGIQTINKKTLKAINRKNDLERISKNISLLKKNIHLHLDLIAGLPYEDYKTFGNSFNYVYGLNPEMLQLGFLKILKGTQISTEIEKYGYKYLNFQPYEVLENKFICYGEIVKLKNIEKLVDFYFNSNEFNVSVPFIINNFYDSSFEFYEDFSEWWDNKKYFEVAHKKIAVFDFLYDFYLEKEFDKLDMFKDYLKFDYIKMEKPRFFHEWYKKNVTKNEYENIISNSKLNIEFKSVREKYKKTEVEIFNYDILNGEKDNYSNNKNGSENIKILFIYKNNETEIRCV; from the coding sequence ATGAAAAAAATATTATTTGTTGGAATTAATTCTAAATTTATTCATACTAATTTAGCTTTAAGATATATAATTAAATATGCTGAAAAAAATATAAAAGATGAGAAATATAGTATGAAATTAGTAGAATATACTATAAATAATACAATTTATAGTATTATTAAAAATATATATAAAGAAAAAGCAGAAATTATTTTATTTTCAATGTATATATGGAATAGGGAATATACATTAAAAGTTATAAAAGAGGTAAAAAAAGTTTTACCAAATAGTAAAATTATATTAGGCGGACCAGAAGCAGCGTATGATGCAGTTGATATTATGAATGAGAATCAAGAGATAGATTTTATAATATTTGGAGAAGGTGAAAAAGTTGTATTGAATTTTTTGAAGGAAGATAATGCAAAGAGTATAAAAGGTATCTATTATAGAGAAAATGGTGTAATATTATCAAATAAACCAGAAAAATTAATAGAAAATTTAGATGATGTTCCTTTTCCTTATACAGAAGAAGAGATAAAAGAATTAATAGCAGAAAGAAAAATTATATATTATGAGTCTTCTAGAGGATGTCCGTTCAATTGTTCTTATTGTATGTCTTCTATAGAAAAAAGTGTTAGATTTTTCTCATTAGATAGAGTAAAAAAAGATCTGAAATTTTTTATAGAAAACAGTGTTAATTTAGTGAAATTTGTAGATAGAACATATAATCTTAAAAAAGATAGATATTTGGAAATTTGGAGATACATTGTAGATAATTATAAAGAGGGAATTAGATTTCATTTTGAAATAACTTTAGATCTTTTTGATGAGGAAGTTTTGGAGTTTTTAGAGACAGTTCCAAAAGGGCTTTTTCAATTTGAGATAGGTATTCAAACAATAAATAAGAAAACATTAAAAGCAATAAATAGGAAAAATGATTTAGAAAGAATAAGTAAAAATATATCACTTTTAAAAAAGAATATACATTTACATTTAGATCTAATAGCAGGGCTTCCTTATGAAGATTACAAAACATTTGGCAATTCTTTTAATTATGTATATGGATTAAACCCTGAAATGTTGCAATTAGGATTTCTTAAAATATTAAAAGGAACGCAAATTTCTACTGAAATAGAAAAATACGGGTATAAATATTTAAATTTTCAACCATATGAAGTGTTGGAAAATAAATTTATTTGTTATGGTGAGATAGTAAAATTAAAAAATATAGAAAAATTAGTAGATTTTTATTTTAATTCAAATGAATTTAATGTATCAGTTCCATTTATTATTAATAATTTTTATGATTCATCATTTGAATTTTATGAAGATTTTTCTGAATGGTGGGATAATAAAAAATATTTTGAAGTAGCTCATAAAAAAATAGCTGTATTTGATTTTTTATATGATTTTTATTTGGAAAAAGAGTTTGACAAATTGGATATGTTTAAAGATTATTTGAAATTTGATTATATAAAAATGGAAAAGCCTAGATTTTTTCATGAATGGTATAAGAAAAATGTAACGAAAAATGAATATGAAAATATAATTTCAAATAGTAAACTTAATATTGAATTTAAAAGTGTAAGAGAAAAATATAAAAAAACAGAGGTTGAAATTTTTAATTATGATATATTAAATGGTGAAAAGGATAATTATAGCAATAATAAAAATGGAAGTGAAAATATAAAAATTTTGTTTATTTATAAAAATAATGAAACAGAGATAAGGTGTGTATAG